From Triticum aestivum cultivar Chinese Spring chromosome 4A, IWGSC CS RefSeq v2.1, whole genome shotgun sequence, a single genomic window includes:
- the LOC123083588 gene encoding UDP-glycosyltransferase 86A1, translating into MGHELVASNGTGTAGGRRTATKPHAVVIAYPYQGHVIPAAHLALRLAARGFAVTFVNTESVHEQTARALGVDRHRYDIFAGARASSGHKEEPLDVRYELVSDGFPLGFDRSLNHDQFKESELHVLAAHVEDLLRRVVVDPASTCLVADTFFVWPATLARKLGVPYVSFWTEPALIFNLYYHMDLLAEHGHFNSSKGPPRKDTITYVPGVPAIEPHELMSYLQDTDATTVVHRIIFKAFDEARRADYVLCNTVEELEPSTVAALRAEKPFYAVGPIGFPRGGAAGGGVATSMWAESDCSQWLDAQPPGSVLYVSFGSYAHVTRQELHDIAAGVLASGARFLWAMRPDIVSSDDPDPLPEGFAAASAGRGLVVPWCCQVEVLAHAALGGFLTHCGWNSVLESVWAGVPMLCFPLLTDQFTNRRLVVREWRVGVPIGDRGKVFPDEVSARIQGVISGQEGKELRQALRKVTAKLKAAAAPGGSSQSSFDDFVDELTHRCGGGRRTLMT; encoded by the coding sequence ATGGGGCACGAGCTGGTGGCGTCCAACGGCACCGGCACCGCCGGCGGCCGGAGGACGGCGACGAAGCCGCACGCCGTGGTGATCGCGTACCCGTACCAGGGCCACGTCATCCCCGCGGCGCACCTCGCGCTGCGCCTCGCCGCGCGCGGCTTCGCCGTCACCTTCGTCAACACCGAGTCCGTGCACGAGCAGACCGCGCGCGCCCTCGGCGTCGACCGCCACCGCTACGACATCTTCGCCGGCGCGCGCGCCTCGTCGGGCCACAAGGAGGAGCCGCTGGACGTGCGGTACGAGCTGGTCAGCGACGGCTTCCCGCTCGGCTTCGACCGCTCGCTCAACCACGACCAGTTCAAGGAGAGCGAGCTGCACGTGCTCGCCGCGCACGTCGAGGACCTGCTCCGCCGCGTCGTCGTCGACCCGGCCTCCACCTGCCTCGTCGCCGACACCTTCTTCGTCTGGCCGGCGACGCTGGCCAGGAAGCTCGGCGTGCCCTACGTCTCCTTCTGGACCGAGCCGGCCCTCATCTTCAACCTCTACTACCACATGGACCTGCTCGCCGAGCACGGCCACTTCAACTCCTCCAAGGGCCCGCCGCGGAAGGACACCATCACCTACGTCCCCGGCGTGCCGGCGATCGAGCCGCACGAGCTCATGTCCTACCTGCAGGACACGGACGCCACCACCGTCGTGCACCGCATCATCTTCAAGGCCTTCGACGAGGCCCGGCGCGCCGACTACGTGCTCTGCAACACCGTCGAGGAGCTGGAGCCGTCCACCGTCGCCGCGCTGCGCGCCGAGAAGCCCTTCTACGCCGTCGGCCCCATCGGCTTCCCGCgcggcggcgccgccggcggcggcgtcgccaCCTCCATGTGGGCCGAGTCCGACTGCTCCCAGTGGCTGGACGCGCAGCCGCCGGGCTCCGTGCTCTACGTCTCCTTCGGCAGCTACGCGCACGTCACCCGGCAGGAGCTGCACGACATCGCGGCCGGGGTCCTCGCCAGCGGCGCCAGGTTCCTCTGGGCCATGCGGCCGGACATCGTCAGCTCCGACGACCCGGACCCGCTTCCCGAGGGcttcgcggccgcctccgccgGCCGCGGCCTCGTGGTGCCCTGGTGCTGCCAGGTGGAGGTGCTCGCGCACGCCGCGCTGGGCGGCTTCCTCACGCACTGCGGCTGGAACTCCGTCCTGGAGAGCGTCTGGGCCGGCGTGCCCATGCTCTGCTTCCCGCTGCTCACCGACCAGTTCACCAACCGCCGGCTCGTCGTGCGCGAGTGGCGCGTCGGCGTGCCCATCGGGGACCGCGGCAAGGTGTTCCCCGACGAGGTGAGCGCCAGGATCCAGGGCGTCATATCCGGTCAAGAGGGCAAAGAACTCCGCCAGGCGCTCAGGAAGGTGACGGCCAAGCTCAAGGCCGCCGCGGCGCCCGGCGGGTCGTCGCAGAGCAGCTTCGACGACTTCGTCGACGAGCTCACCCACcgttgcggcggcggccggcgtacATTGATGACCTAA
- the LOC123088554 gene encoding probable receptor-like protein kinase At1g11050 isoform X2, with the protein MMPKIGGFGFSRHSTETFNTSEVMGTSVYMPPEYISKRQITPKFDVFSLGIIILQIMAGKQSYIKCADIPPEEFIELEYELWVNRLQATISKRTSREVRTCIGIALKCVEFNLMKRPTINEIIQELNKIDIVEWSFEFLERITNGFSEQNIVGRGGYGVIYKGVLENGEEIAVKKLHPVLWIDDEQFKNELNILMRIKHKNIVQLVGYCHHTSQIVAEYKGEHVSASVVERAICLEYMQGGSLADQLSGKDGYFNCADTPPKEYIKHVCENWRMRLQATMSSHVSEEVRTCIEIALKCVEDDRTRRPTIAQIVNELSNICIAKSKPICQWANKLTALKTFLTSSIGCSS; encoded by the exons ATGATGCCCAAAATTGGGGGTTTTGGTTTCTCTAGACATTCAACAGAAACCTTCAACACATCAGAAGTCATGGGAACAAG TGTATACATGCCACCAGAATACATCAGTAAACGACAAATTACACCAAAGTTTGATGTATTCAGTCTGGGCATTATAATCTTGCAAATAATGGCAGGAAAGCAGAGCTACATCAAATGTGCAGATATTCCTCCTGAAGAATTTATTGAGCTT GAATATGAATTATGGGTAAATAGGCTGCAGGCCACAATATCGAAGCGTACTTCACGTGAAGTTAGGACATGCATCGGAATAGCTCTAAAATGCGTGGAGTTCAATCTGATGAAGAGGCCTACTATAAATGAGATCATACAAGAACTGAATAAGATTGATATTGTTGAGTGGTCATTCGAGTTCTTAGAACGCATTACAAATGGTTTTTCTGAGCAGAACATAGTTGGCCGTGGCGGATATGGAGTTATTTACAAG GGGGTGTTGGAGAATGGAGAAGAGATTGCTGTTAAGAAACTTCATCCAGTGTTGTGGATTGATGATGAGCAGTTTAAGAATGAGCTTAATATTCTAATGAGGATCAAACACAAAAATATCGTACAGTTAGTTGGCTACTGCCACCATACATCACAGATAGTTGCCGAGTATAAAGGAGAACATGTTTCTGCTAGTGTGGTAGAAAGAGCGATTTGTTTGGAATACATGCAGGGTGGGAGCCTTGCCGATCAACTTTCTG GAAAGGATGGCTACTTCAACTGTGCAGACACACCTCCGAAAGAATATATTAAGCAT GTATGTGAAAACTGGCGAATGAGGCTGCAAGCAACAATGTCGTCCCATGTATCTGAAGAAGTGAGGACATGCATCGAAATAGCATTAAAATGTGTGGAGGACGACCGAACCAGAAGGCCTACTATAGCCCAGATTGTCAATGAACTAAGTAACATTTGTATTGCTAAAAGTAAACCGATATGTCAG TGGGCAAACAAGCTGACTGCGTTGAAGACCTTTCTCACTTCAAGCATTGGCTGTTCCTCTTAG
- the LOC123088554 gene encoding cysteine-rich receptor-like protein kinase 14 isoform X1, protein MMPKIGGFGFSRHSTETFNTSEVMGTSVYMPPEYISKRQITPKFDVFSLGIIILQIMAGKQSYIKCADIPPEEFIELEYELWVNRLQATISKRTSREVRTCIGIALKCVEFNLMKRPTINEIIQELNKIDIVEWSFEFLERITNGFSEQNIVGRGGYGVIYKGVLENGEEIAVKKLHPVLWIDDEQFKNELNILMRIKHKNIVQLVGYCHHTSQIVAEYKGEHVSASVVERAICLEYMQGGSLADQLSAEPCTLDWDKCYKIIKEICEGLHNLHNADAPSYHLDLKPANILLDKDMVAKLGDFGLSRLFDSMQTYITESQDMKGTRGYMPPEYINRQQISPKFDVFSLGVIIIQIMAGKDGYFNCADTPPKEYIKHVCENWRMRLQATMSSHVSEEVRTCIEIALKCVEDDRTRRPTIAQIVNELSNICIAKSKPICQWANKLTALKTFLTSSIGCSS, encoded by the exons ATGATGCCCAAAATTGGGGGTTTTGGTTTCTCTAGACATTCAACAGAAACCTTCAACACATCAGAAGTCATGGGAACAAG TGTATACATGCCACCAGAATACATCAGTAAACGACAAATTACACCAAAGTTTGATGTATTCAGTCTGGGCATTATAATCTTGCAAATAATGGCAGGAAAGCAGAGCTACATCAAATGTGCAGATATTCCTCCTGAAGAATTTATTGAGCTT GAATATGAATTATGGGTAAATAGGCTGCAGGCCACAATATCGAAGCGTACTTCACGTGAAGTTAGGACATGCATCGGAATAGCTCTAAAATGCGTGGAGTTCAATCTGATGAAGAGGCCTACTATAAATGAGATCATACAAGAACTGAATAAGATTGATATTGTTGAGTGGTCATTCGAGTTCTTAGAACGCATTACAAATGGTTTTTCTGAGCAGAACATAGTTGGCCGTGGCGGATATGGAGTTATTTACAAG GGGGTGTTGGAGAATGGAGAAGAGATTGCTGTTAAGAAACTTCATCCAGTGTTGTGGATTGATGATGAGCAGTTTAAGAATGAGCTTAATATTCTAATGAGGATCAAACACAAAAATATCGTACAGTTAGTTGGCTACTGCCACCATACATCACAGATAGTTGCCGAGTATAAAGGAGAACATGTTTCTGCTAGTGTGGTAGAAAGAGCGATTTGTTTGGAATACATGCAGGGTGGGAGCCTTGCCGATCAACTTTCTG CTGAACCTTGCACACTTGATTGGGACAAATGCTACAAAATAATAAAAGAAATTTGTGAGGGTTTACATAACCTTCATAATGCTGATGCTCCCAGTTACCATCTGGACTTAAAACCTGCCAATATTTTGTTGGATAAGGATATGGTAGCAAAACTTGGTGATTTTGGTTTGTCAAGATTATTTGATTCGATGCAAACCTATATCACAGAATCCCAAGATATGAAAGGAACACG TGGATATATGCCACCAGAATACATCAATAGACAACAAATCAGTCCGAAGTTTGACGTTTTCAGTCTCGGGGTCATAATCATACAAATAATGGCAGGAAAGGATGGCTACTTCAACTGTGCAGACACACCTCCGAAAGAATATATTAAGCAT GTATGTGAAAACTGGCGAATGAGGCTGCAAGCAACAATGTCGTCCCATGTATCTGAAGAAGTGAGGACATGCATCGAAATAGCATTAAAATGTGTGGAGGACGACCGAACCAGAAGGCCTACTATAGCCCAGATTGTCAATGAACTAAGTAACATTTGTATTGCTAAAAGTAAACCGATATGTCAG TGGGCAAACAAGCTGACTGCGTTGAAGACCTTTCTCACTTCAAGCATTGGCTGTTCCTCTTAG